One window of the Anaerobranca gottschalkii DSM 13577 genome contains the following:
- the spoIIIAE gene encoding stage III sporulation protein AE, with protein sequence MKNWIIIILISGIMFLFSPVALAEGGMDEYIDLTEIENFYFQLEQEFGKYVPTLNLREMIRGEGSSVFSLKEFLGNIVAFMFKEVVANTKLMGQLIILAILGVLLENLKSNFSAHTVAKLAQGVIFLVLFTIAIKTFYMALELGNGVIDDMITTVKGVIPLLLTLMAGMGSVSSVALFKPLVILSVNLGAVIIKGVVFPLIFLSTILNLVDCFSSFKLNKLAGFLRDLSMYILGFTLITFVGITGIQGVGSAVVDGIGMKTGKFAAKVFIPVVGGLFADAFETVAGASMVLKSAISVYGMIIIILYTIFPLIKILAMVFIYRLTAALLQPLGDTNIVKTIETLGNSLIMLFIAVMASSIMYFMTIAIIMGAGNITQMVR encoded by the coding sequence ATGAAAAACTGGATAATAATAATTTTAATTAGTGGAATTATGTTTCTTTTTAGTCCGGTAGCTCTAGCTGAAGGGGGAATGGATGAATATATAGATTTAACAGAAATAGAAAACTTTTATTTTCAACTAGAACAGGAATTTGGTAAATACGTACCTACTTTAAATTTAAGGGAAATGATTAGGGGTGAAGGTTCATCTGTTTTTAGTTTAAAGGAGTTTTTAGGAAATATTGTTGCTTTCATGTTTAAAGAAGTGGTTGCAAATACCAAACTAATGGGACAGTTAATTATTTTGGCCATACTAGGGGTATTATTGGAAAATCTTAAGAGTAATTTTTCTGCCCATACCGTTGCTAAATTGGCTCAAGGTGTAATATTTTTAGTGTTATTTACTATAGCTATAAAGACTTTCTACATGGCCTTGGAATTAGGGAATGGGGTAATAGATGATATGATTACTACAGTAAAAGGAGTGATTCCCCTTTTATTAACATTGATGGCGGGGATGGGCTCAGTTTCCAGTGTAGCCCTTTTTAAACCTCTGGTAATCCTTTCGGTAAATTTAGGGGCAGTTATTATTAAAGGAGTGGTTTTTCCACTAATTTTTCTCTCAACCATTCTTAATTTAGTTGATTGTTTTAGCTCTTTTAAATTAAATAAATTAGCAGGATTTCTTCGAGATCTTAGTATGTATATTTTAGGTTTTACCTTAATTACTTTTGTAGGAATCACCGGTATCCAAGGGGTTGGCTCTGCTGTAGTTGATGGTATAGGTATGAAGACCGGTAAATTCGCAGCTAAGGTTTTTATTCCCGTAGTAGGAGGATTGTTTGCCGATGCCTTTGAAACTGTAGCAGGGGCATCGATGGTGTTAAAATCAGCAATTTCTGTTTATGGTATGATAATAATTATTCTCTATACTATTTTTCCTTTAATAAAGATTTTAGCCATGGTTTTTATATATCGGTTAACAGCAGCCCTTTTACAACCATTAGGTGATACTAATATTGTAAAAACCATTGAGACTTTAGGTAACTCTTTAATTATGTTATTTATCGCGGTAATGGCTTCATCAATAATGTATTTTATGACCATAGCCATAATCATGGGTGCTGGCAACATAACTCAAATGGTTAGGTAG
- the spoIIIAD gene encoding stage III sporulation protein AD: MNIMTFVAFAIIATVLIVIVKQQKPEIAMQIRVAAAALIFLALASSIYYIMKIFEDLALQANLNIVFLGTILRIIGIAYITEFGAQICQDANENALANKVVLAGKTLMLILAIPIISTILKTLITILP, translated from the coding sequence ATGAATATTATGACCTTTGTGGCTTTTGCTATTATTGCAACGGTTCTCATTGTAATAGTTAAGCAACAAAAACCTGAAATAGCCATGCAGATAAGGGTGGCGGCAGCAGCACTGATTTTTTTAGCTTTAGCCAGTTCTATTTATTATATTATGAAAATTTTTGAAGATTTGGCATTGCAAGCTAACTTAAATATAGTGTTTTTAGGAACTATCTTACGGATTATTGGTATTGCTTACATAACGGAATTTGGAGCCCAAATTTGTCAAGATGCCAATGAAAATGCTTTAGCAAATAAAGTAGTTCTAGCCGGCAAAACTTTGATGTTAATTTTAGCAATCCCCATCATTTCCACTATCTTGAAAACTTTGATTACCATTTTACCCTAA
- the spoIIIAC gene encoding stage III sporulation protein AC yields MGLNINLIFQIAGLGILIAIFSIVLEQAQKKEHSQMLTLVGVVLVLFLVIQLIAELFTTIRTIFNM; encoded by the coding sequence ATGGGTTTGAATATAAATTTAATTTTTCAGATAGCTGGTTTAGGAATATTAATCGCTATTTTTAGTATTGTTTTAGAACAAGCTCAAAAGAAGGAGCACAGTCAGATGTTAACATTAGTTGGAGTTGTTTTAGTACTGTTTTTAGTTATTCAGTTGATTGCTGAACTTTTTACGACTATAAGGACAATATTCAACATGTAG
- the spoIIIAB gene encoding stage III sporulation protein SpoIIIAB, with protein MWFKIIGSGLILYATTSYGFRKAQEFQNRTIQLRYFQDALAILQSEVTYGLTPLPLVMEKVSRVMKEPVAKFFEKVAQKLKQGEGEQLEIYWSNCLKEINFSLTREDIAILENLGFTLGRSSVMEQKKHLDLTIRQLQMAEKESRDLCAKNEKMWKYLGFFSGLALILVLI; from the coding sequence ATGTGGTTTAAAATTATAGGATCGGGATTAATCTTATATGCCACAACTAGCTATGGATTTAGGAAAGCTCAAGAGTTCCAAAATAGAACTATCCAATTAAGATATTTCCAAGATGCCCTTGCTATCCTTCAATCTGAAGTGACCTATGGGCTGACACCATTACCGTTGGTTATGGAAAAGGTAAGTAGAGTGATGAAGGAACCGGTAGCAAAATTTTTCGAAAAAGTAGCTCAAAAGTTAAAACAAGGGGAAGGGGAACAGTTAGAAATCTACTGGAGCAATTGTCTAAAAGAAATAAATTTTTCATTGACTAGGGAAGATATAGCGATACTAGAGAATTTGGGATTCACTTTAGGTAGGAGCAGTGTTATGGAACAGAAAAAACATCTAGATTTAACAATTAGGCAATTACAAATGGCGGAAAAGGAAAGTAGAGATTTATGTGCTAAAAATGAAAAAATGTGGAAATACCTTGGTTTCTTTTCTGGATTAGCTTTAATTTTAGTTTTGATATGA
- the spoIIIAA gene encoding stage III sporulation protein AA: MEKIIDQILPYFPFEIKDVIISIFKNYPNCEEIRVRVNKPLSLFVQGREVATNFIVDKEIIEKIFYLLTNYSYYSVEQELQNGYLTIPGGHRVGICGKAVVEKEKVKTLVDINSLNIRIARQQRGIGDKVLPYLIRENSFLSTIILSPPNCGKTTLLRDLVRILSSSDRFSFKVGVVDERSEIAGCFRGIPQLDIGKRVDVIDSCPKKEGMIMLIRSMSPHILATDELGKKEDIEALEYAVTAGVNVLTTVHGKDLFDLKNKPYFCEILNLNLFKRLIILSNKGGMGTVEDIIDLETGRSIWEGKYHVV, encoded by the coding sequence ATGGAAAAAATAATTGACCAAATTTTGCCTTATTTTCCCTTTGAAATTAAAGATGTTATTATATCGATTTTCAAAAACTACCCTAATTGTGAGGAAATTAGGGTTAGGGTCAATAAGCCTTTGTCCCTTTTTGTTCAGGGGAGGGAAGTGGCAACTAATTTTATAGTGGATAAAGAGATAATTGAAAAAATATTTTATTTATTAACAAATTACTCCTATTATTCTGTGGAGCAGGAACTGCAAAATGGATATTTAACAATTCCCGGGGGACACAGGGTTGGAATTTGTGGTAAAGCTGTTGTGGAAAAAGAAAAAGTTAAAACATTAGTAGATATAAACAGTTTAAATATAAGGATTGCTAGGCAACAAAGGGGAATAGGTGATAAGGTATTACCCTATCTAATTAGAGAAAATAGTTTTTTGAGTACTATAATCTTATCTCCTCCTAATTGTGGTAAGACCACATTGTTAAGGGATTTGGTCAGAATTTTATCAAGCAGTGATAGATTTTCTTTTAAAGTAGGGGTTGTAGATGAGAGATCTGAAATTGCAGGATGTTTTAGGGGTATCCCTCAGCTAGATATTGGAAAAAGGGTAGATGTAATAGATTCTTGTCCTAAAAAAGAAGGGATGATTATGTTAATAAGGTCAATGTCGCCCCACATTTTAGCTACCGATGAGTTAGGGAAGAAGGAAGATATAGAAGCTTTAGAATACGCCGTAACAGCAGGGGTTAATGTTTTAACTACAGTTCACGGTAAAGACCTTTTTGATCTAAAAAATAAGCCATATTTTTGTGAAATATTAAATTTAAATTTATTTAAGCGATTGATAATTCTCTCTAACAAAGGGGGAATGGGGACTGTTGAAGATATTATAGACCTAGAAACCGGTAGAAGTATTTGGGAGGGGAAATATCATGTGGTTTAA
- a CDS encoding CD1247 N-terminal domain-containing protein, whose amino-acid sequence MAELKEKIAYIQGLADGLNLDDKSAEGKILRHILEVLEDMADIVEDIDLGQAELEDYVEAIDEDLAELEKDFLEREVECSCDHDHYSDEDLDDLDDLDDVDVEEIDDDEVEVECPHCGEVAYVEEEDLADEELEILCPNCGKVLFESTESDDDDEL is encoded by the coding sequence ATGGCAGAACTTAAAGAAAAAATAGCTTACATTCAAGGTCTAGCAGATGGTTTAAATCTCGATGACAAAAGTGCAGAAGGTAAAATTTTAAGACATATCTTAGAGGTTTTAGAAGATATGGCAGATATTGTTGAAGACATCGATTTAGGCCAAGCTGAACTAGAAGATTATGTTGAAGCAATTGATGAAGATTTAGCTGAACTAGAAAAGGATTTCCTTGAAAGGGAAGTAGAATGTAGTTGTGATCATGACCACTATTCAGATGAGGATTTAGATGATTTAGATGACCTTGACGATGTTGATGTTGAAGAAATAGATGATGATGAAGTAGAAGTAGAATGTCCCCATTGTGGAGAAGTTGCCTATGTCGAAGAAGAAGATTTAGCTGATGAAGAATTAGAAATTCTCTGTCCAAATTGTGGAAAAGTCCTTTTTGAAAGCACTGAAAGTGATGACGATGACGAACTATAA
- the efp gene encoding elongation factor P produces the protein MISPNDFKTGLTIEFEGAVLQIVDFQHVKPGKGAAFVRAKLKNVETGAVIEKTFNPKEKIEKAHIDRRNMQYLYSSGDDYIFMDTENYEQITLTKQQLDENVKFLIEDMEITVLYYKEKPIGIELPNSVVLEVVETEPGIKGDTASGGSKPATLQTGLVIQVPFFINVGDKLKVDTRTKTYIERA, from the coding sequence ATGATTTCACCAAATGATTTTAAAACAGGATTAACAATTGAATTTGAAGGAGCTGTACTACAAATCGTAGACTTTCAGCACGTTAAGCCAGGTAAAGGAGCTGCTTTTGTTAGGGCAAAGCTTAAAAACGTCGAAACAGGAGCAGTAATTGAAAAAACCTTTAACCCAAAAGAAAAAATTGAAAAGGCCCATATCGATAGGAGAAATATGCAGTATCTATATTCTTCCGGTGATGACTATATTTTTATGGATACTGAAAACTATGAGCAAATAACTTTAACAAAACAACAATTAGATGAAAATGTTAAATTTTTGATTGAAGATATGGAAATAACTGTTTTATATTATAAAGAAAAACCAATCGGTATAGAGCTTCCAAACTCTGTTGTTTTGGAAGTTGTTGAAACTGAACCGGGAATTAAAGGTGATACTGCCTCAGGAGGTTCAAAACCTGCTACATTACAGACAGGTCTTGTAATTCAAGTTCCTTTCTTTATCAATGTGGGAGATAAATTAAAAGTAGATACCAGAACCAAAACATATATTGAAAGGGCATAA
- a CDS encoding M24 family metallopeptidase — MERIKKLKGKLREIGVDALLITQPQNRYYLSRFTGSSGYLLVTEGEDVFLTDFRYTEQARKEMIPGITILQHGLNPLEDVLKEMERLGVKVLGFEREYVTYSGYLSYKKAFEGIELKAVEPVVEGLRMVKDSEEIANMEKAIQIAGDAFAHILGFLKPGITEKDVALELEFFMKRKGASGLAFTTIVASGQRSSLPHGVASDKVLEKGDFVKMDFGCIYNNYCSDLTRTVVLGKATDEQKKIYYTVLEAQEAALAGIKSGISGKEADALARDIIYNKGYTENFGHGLGHGIGMVVHENPRLSPKAEDILQVGNVVTVEPGIYIPEFGGVRIEDVVVITENGNRNLTKVTKELIEIN, encoded by the coding sequence ATGGAAAGGATTAAGAAATTAAAGGGTAAACTAAGGGAAATAGGGGTAGATGCTTTGCTAATTACTCAACCACAAAACCGTTATTACTTATCCCGTTTTACTGGCAGTAGTGGTTATTTATTAGTAACAGAAGGGGAAGATGTATTTTTAACAGACTTCCGCTATACAGAACAGGCTCGTAAAGAAATGATACCTGGAATTACTATTTTGCAACATGGACTTAACCCTCTAGAAGATGTGTTAAAGGAAATGGAGAGATTAGGGGTTAAAGTTTTAGGTTTTGAACGGGAGTATGTAACATATTCCGGGTATTTAAGTTATAAAAAAGCCTTTGAAGGGATAGAATTAAAGGCTGTAGAGCCTGTTGTGGAAGGGTTAAGGATGGTTAAAGATTCAGAAGAAATTGCTAACATGGAAAAAGCTATCCAAATTGCCGGAGATGCCTTTGCCCATATTTTAGGTTTTTTAAAACCTGGTATTACAGAAAAAGATGTAGCATTAGAACTAGAATTTTTTATGAAAAGGAAAGGGGCTTCAGGTTTAGCTTTCACCACCATTGTAGCTTCTGGTCAGCGATCTTCACTACCCCATGGAGTAGCTTCCGATAAGGTTTTAGAAAAAGGGGATTTTGTAAAAATGGATTTTGGTTGTATCTACAACAATTATTGTTCAGATTTGACGAGAACAGTAGTGCTAGGTAAAGCAACCGATGAACAAAAGAAAATTTACTATACTGTTTTAGAAGCTCAAGAAGCTGCTTTAGCAGGAATTAAAAGTGGTATTTCCGGTAAAGAGGCCGATGCTTTAGCTAGGGATATTATATATAATAAAGGATATACTGAAAATTTTGGCCACGGTTTAGGACATGGTATCGGAATGGTTGTCCATGAAAATCCTAGATTATCCCCTAAAGCTGAAGATATTCTCCAAGTTGGAAATGTTGTTACAGTGGAACCTGGAATATATATTCCAGAATTTGGTGGGGTTAGAATTGAAGATGTAGTTGTAATTACTGAAAATGGAAATAGAAACTTAACAAAAGTTACAAAAGAATTAATCGAGATAAACTAG
- the aroQ gene encoding type II 3-dehydroquinate dehydratase — MDIMVIHGPNLNLLGQRKTEIYGNQGLDYINKEILEYGERNGLKIEIHQRNSEGEIIDLLHRAGREFHGVVLNPGAYTHYSHAIGDAVEAINIPVVEVHISNIYSREEFRRKSVVAPYATGQITGFGPFSYILAIEGLRNIGGGKKYGKD; from the coding sequence ATGGATATTATGGTTATTCATGGACCAAACCTCAATTTATTAGGTCAGCGGAAAACTGAAATTTATGGTAATCAAGGGTTAGACTATATCAATAAGGAAATTTTAGAATATGGAGAGAGAAATGGTCTTAAAATAGAGATACACCAAAGGAATAGTGAAGGAGAAATTATTGATTTACTTCACAGGGCTGGGAGAGAATTTCATGGTGTAGTATTAAATCCCGGTGCTTATACCCATTATTCCCATGCCATCGGAGATGCTGTAGAAGCTATAAATATACCAGTTGTTGAAGTACATATTTCAAATATTTACAGTAGGGAAGAATTTAGGAGAAAATCTGTTGTTGCACCTTATGCGACGGGACAGATTACAGGTTTTGGTCCTTTTAGTTATATTTTAGCTATAGAGGGACTAAGAAATATTGGAGGGGGAAAAAAGTATGGAAAGGATTAA
- the lpdA gene encoding dihydrolipoyl dehydrogenase has translation MYNLVVIGGGPGGYVAAIKGAHLGMKVALIEDTRLGGTCLNRGCIPTKALYRSSYVGKLIKDAESFGFDVQGFSVNYPKIKERKDQIVENLVKGIETLIKGNKIDYYHGKGQIIDKNTVLVEGIGEEIKGEKLIIATGSKPFIPPIPGADLEGVLTSDEILELTTLPEKMAIIGGGVVGTEFAGIFASLGVEVTLIEMLPRILYTFDEELVRRLNIFLKKAGVNILTSAKVEKIEKIDNDLNIFVGTKKGVEEIRVNLCLMAGGRKPNLRGLENLNLTLKENGGILTNDKMETNIPDVYAVGDCTGGIMLAHVASQEGIVAVENIAGMERVMDYRAVPSVVFTYPELASVGLTEEQCKEGNIEYKVSKFNFAANGKALAEGEGEGIVKVIADSENKIIGVHILGPHSSDLIAEGVLAVQHRLTAKDIYNTIHAHPTLSESFSEACHGIDGEIIHGVPKRK, from the coding sequence ATGTATAATCTTGTAGTTATAGGGGGCGGACCCGGTGGCTATGTAGCAGCAATTAAAGGTGCCCATTTAGGTATGAAGGTGGCATTAATAGAAGATACCCGTTTGGGAGGTACATGTTTAAATAGGGGTTGTATTCCTACAAAGGCACTGTATCGCTCAAGTTATGTTGGTAAACTGATTAAAGATGCTGAAAGTTTCGGTTTTGATGTTCAAGGTTTTTCTGTAAATTATCCTAAAATAAAGGAAAGAAAAGATCAGATAGTTGAAAACTTAGTTAAAGGAATTGAAACCCTAATTAAAGGAAATAAAATAGATTATTATCATGGTAAAGGACAAATAATAGATAAGAATACAGTATTAGTAGAAGGAATTGGAGAAGAAATTAAAGGTGAAAAACTGATTATTGCTACAGGTTCAAAACCCTTTATTCCACCAATACCCGGTGCTGATCTAGAAGGGGTCTTAACTTCTGATGAAATTTTAGAATTAACTACATTACCTGAAAAAATGGCCATAATAGGTGGTGGGGTGGTAGGAACTGAATTTGCCGGCATTTTCGCCAGTTTAGGAGTAGAAGTGACTTTGATTGAAATGTTGCCAAGGATCCTTTACACCTTTGATGAGGAACTGGTCCGGAGGCTTAATATTTTCTTAAAAAAAGCAGGGGTAAATATTTTAACATCTGCTAAAGTGGAAAAGATAGAAAAAATAGATAATGATTTAAATATATTTGTAGGGACTAAAAAAGGGGTAGAAGAAATAAGGGTAAATTTATGTTTAATGGCTGGTGGAAGAAAGCCAAATTTAAGGGGTTTAGAAAATTTAAATCTTACCCTAAAGGAAAATGGTGGTATTTTAACTAATGATAAAATGGAAACTAATATTCCCGATGTTTACGCAGTAGGGGATTGTACCGGAGGGATCATGTTAGCCCATGTAGCTTCCCAAGAAGGGATAGTTGCAGTAGAGAATATAGCCGGTATGGAGAGGGTTATGGATTATAGGGCTGTACCCAGTGTAGTCTTTACTTATCCCGAATTAGCCAGCGTAGGTTTAACAGAAGAACAATGTAAAGAAGGGAATATTGAATATAAAGTGAGTAAATTTAATTTCGCTGCCAACGGTAAAGCATTGGCAGAAGGGGAAGGGGAAGGTATAGTTAAGGTTATCGCCGATTCTGAAAATAAAATTATTGGAGTTCATATTTTAGGTCCCCATAGCAGTGATTTAATTGCCGAAGGGGTTTTAGCAGTCCAGCACAGATTAACGGCTAAAGATATTTACAATACCATCCATGCTCACCCTACCCTTAGTGAATCTTTTTCAGAAGCCTGTCACGGTATTGATGGTGAAATAATCCATGGAGTACCTAAAAGAAAATAA
- a CDS encoding lipoate--protein ligase family protein, with product MRLLDTGISCGYYNMALDEAILQLRAEGKSPDTLRFYRWDVPTVSIGYFQKVEKEINVNYCSQRGYKIVRRPTGGRAVFHNDELTYSFITGKGNPLIIKDVITSYREISKGLLAGLNSLGIPVTTQDKGVDLKVVDSAACFDTPSWYEIVLNGKKIIGSAQTRIKDGLLQHGSLLFSFDIEENLNILNLKEGQREKVEKILKGKATSLSNEGYNYNFNELKEVLAEKMAENFSTKGYWGELTEEEKELAEKLYREKYSTESWNFKK from the coding sequence ATGAGGTTATTAGATACCGGTATCAGTTGTGGTTATTATAATATGGCGTTGGATGAAGCTATTTTACAATTACGGGCGGAAGGTAAAAGTCCTGATACCTTAAGATTTTACCGTTGGGATGTCCCCACTGTTTCAATCGGATATTTTCAGAAGGTAGAGAAGGAAATAAATGTAAACTATTGTTCTCAAAGGGGCTATAAAATTGTTCGTCGACCAACTGGAGGCAGGGCAGTTTTTCATAATGATGAACTGACTTACAGTTTTATTACTGGTAAAGGGAATCCATTGATAATTAAAGATGTTATCACTAGTTATAGGGAAATAAGTAAAGGGCTGTTAGCGGGTTTAAATAGTTTAGGGATTCCAGTTACCACCCAGGATAAAGGGGTAGACTTGAAAGTTGTAGATTCTGCAGCTTGTTTTGATACCCCTTCTTGGTATGAAATTGTACTAAATGGTAAGAAAATAATCGGCAGTGCTCAAACTAGAATTAAAGATGGTTTACTGCAACACGGGTCTTTACTCTTTAGTTTTGATATAGAAGAAAATTTAAATATATTAAACTTAAAGGAAGGACAGAGGGAAAAGGTAGAGAAAATACTGAAAGGGAAAGCTACATCCTTATCCAATGAAGGATATAACTATAATTTTAATGAACTTAAAGAAGTGTTGGCAGAAAAAATGGCTGAAAATTTCAGTACAAAAGGTTATTGGGGTGAACTCACAGAAGAAGAAAAAGAACTTGCTGAAAAACTCTATCGGGAAAAGTATTCTACGGAAAGTTGGAACTTCAAAAAATAA
- a CDS encoding radical SAM protein: protein MDWIRISAGTAHQLKLKEIKCDELPTTGYLMDPQRCKKSCAFCSQSSVSQGPSHRLSRVTWPEFPLETLKEVLEGNHPLKRLCLQVTQYRGVLEETVEKIKKIKESSSLPLCISGGARSLEDIEKLLTAGADKVSIAIDAVNPKIFAEIKQGDWYKIKELILTGSEKFPGKISTHVIAGLGETPQEMIEFLGEIHKAKVSVALFAFTPIKGTPMEKVSPPDISYYRRVQLFNYCYKEGISLKVEFDKKGQFSKIGENLEKVLEIIGDGKAFQTSGCEHCNRPYYNEKPGKIMYNYPRPLTEEELVKAISELNLGEFY, encoded by the coding sequence GTGGATTGGATTAGAATTTCTGCAGGAACTGCCCACCAATTAAAATTGAAAGAAATAAAGTGTGATGAATTACCAACTACTGGATATTTAATGGATCCACAAAGGTGTAAAAAAAGCTGTGCTTTTTGTTCCCAAAGCTCTGTAAGTCAAGGGCCTAGCCACCGCCTTTCCCGGGTTACTTGGCCGGAATTTCCCTTAGAGACTTTAAAAGAAGTCCTTGAAGGAAATCACCCATTAAAAAGATTATGTCTTCAAGTTACCCAGTATCGGGGAGTATTAGAGGAAACTGTGGAGAAAATAAAAAAGATCAAGGAAAGTAGTTCACTACCTTTATGTATATCCGGTGGAGCTAGAAGTTTAGAGGATATAGAAAAATTATTAACAGCGGGGGCAGATAAAGTTAGTATAGCCATAGATGCCGTTAATCCAAAGATTTTTGCCGAGATAAAACAAGGGGATTGGTATAAAATTAAAGAATTAATACTAACCGGGTCAGAAAAATTTCCCGGCAAGATCTCTACCCATGTCATAGCTGGGTTAGGGGAAACACCCCAGGAAATGATAGAATTTTTAGGGGAAATCCATAAGGCTAAGGTTTCTGTAGCCCTTTTTGCCTTTACCCCTATTAAAGGAACACCAATGGAAAAGGTTTCTCCTCCAGATATAAGCTATTATCGGAGGGTGCAGCTTTTTAACTATTGTTATAAAGAAGGAATTTCTTTAAAAGTAGAATTTGATAAAAAAGGTCAGTTTAGCAAAATAGGAGAAAATTTAGAAAAGGTTCTAGAAATTATTGGTGATGGTAAAGCTTTTCAAACTTCTGGTTGTGAACATTGTAACAGACCCTATTACAATGAAAAACCAGGTAAAATTATGTATAATTATCCACGGCCTTTAACAGAAGAAGAGTTAGTTAAAGCTATATCTGAGCTAAATTTAGGGGAGTTTTATTAA
- a CDS encoding radical SAM protein: MKLEQLETLLSAVPSISVDHNLIGKLREGWEVRLENFPKEIQFDYPNRTLPVTLTGSDCSLNCAHCGGHYLKGMKPLTELKNLEDYSSCLISGGCSRDGKVPILGFAQEIGNLKGGKAINLHSGLVDEEGAKKIASVADVVSFDFIYNDDVIKKVYKLNKGKEDYVDSYLSLRKHLKVVPHICIGLYKGEIFWEYQALEKLKELGVDALSFIVFVPTKGTEFAEEKPPSPLEVIDVIVRARILFPKTPIYLGCMRPKGSYRNILDPLAVLAGVNKLVIPAPKGREMAEKLGLSIKRGSECCGLD, from the coding sequence ATGAAGTTGGAGCAGCTAGAAACCCTGTTGTCTGCTGTACCCTCAATTTCCGTAGATCATAATTTAATAGGGAAGCTTAGGGAAGGATGGGAAGTCCGTCTGGAAAACTTCCCTAAAGAAATACAGTTTGATTATCCCAACAGGACACTGCCGGTTACTTTAACCGGCAGTGATTGTTCATTAAACTGTGCCCATTGTGGGGGGCATTATTTAAAAGGAATGAAACCTTTAACAGAACTAAAGAATTTAGAGGATTATAGTAGTTGTCTGATTAGTGGTGGATGTAGTAGGGATGGGAAGGTTCCCATTTTAGGATTTGCCCAGGAGATAGGGAATTTAAAGGGTGGAAAAGCTATCAATCTTCACAGCGGGTTAGTTGATGAAGAGGGGGCTAAAAAAATCGCTTCTGTTGCCGATGTAGTTTCCTTTGATTTTATCTACAATGATGATGTAATTAAAAAGGTATATAAGTTAAATAAAGGTAAAGAGGATTATGTCGATAGTTATCTTTCCTTAAGAAAACACCTTAAAGTTGTACCCCATATCTGTATTGGTCTGTATAAAGGGGAAATATTTTGGGAGTATCAGGCATTGGAAAAATTAAAGGAACTAGGAGTTGATGCCCTATCCTTTATAGTTTTTGTTCCAACTAAAGGGACAGAGTTTGCTGAAGAGAAACCTCCATCTCCCCTAGAAGTTATTGATGTTATAGTAAGGGCTAGGATATTGTTCCCTAAAACCCCAATCTATTTGGGATGTATGCGGCCTAAAGGAAGTTATAGGAATATTTTAGATCCACTAGCGGTGCTAGCAGGGGTTAATAAGCTGGTTATTCCTGCCCCTAAAGGAAGAGAAATGGCGGAAAAACTTGGTTTAAGTATAAAAAGGGGGAGTGAATGTTGTGGATTGGATTAG